DNA from Marinagarivorans cellulosilyticus:
TTGGCGAAACCGTTCACATCGAGAGGCGGGTTAGCACCGCGCCCGGGTGCTGTGCCGGTTGCTTCATCAAAAGCCCCATGACAGGCCGTACAAGAGTTGTCTGCAAACGCTTGCTTTCCAAGATCTGGGTCAACGACTGAACAGTTAACGGGATCTGCAGCCACGCTCGAAGCTGTTTCCGAAGAACTGGTTACTTCAGAACTTGAAGAGCCTGCTTCAGAGCTATTGGTTTCTTCAGAAGATGAACTTACTTCGCTAGACGAAGAAGCATCTTCAGAAGAAGAGGTCGTATCGTCACTAGAGCTAGAAACTCCAGCGTCTGATGAAGTTGAATCCTCAGAGCTTGTCGTTACAGCAGAAGAGCTTGTTACTGTTGAATCGCTTGAGGTTGTCGCAGAGCTTGGTGTAATGATGCCGCCGCCAGTAGGATCACTGGAAGATGCGCCATCGCTAGATGCATTGCCGTCACTGCTATTTGTTGTTTCGTCCGAAGAGCTATTACCCGTATCAGGTACAGAACTTTCTGATGAAGCATCAACGGATGAAACCACCGAAGATTCTGAGCTCTCGGTGGTTTCGGAAGAGTTTGTGGTTGAGTCACTTGATGATGTTATATCGGGTGAACTCGATGTTGGTGTTGAAAAATCAGGTACTTGGACCTTTTTCCCACTGCCGCATGCAGCTATGGATGTTGTCATTACAGCAAGTAGTACCGACCTGACAATTACAGTTTTTGCGGAGAACATTTCTAACCCCCGGGGTGGTTGTCTTTTATTTGCTAGTTAGACTTGCGATACAGCATGCAAGCCAAATTCATTTGAAAGACTAACCATACCGGCTAGCTTCCACTCGCACTGAGCATCGAGTGCTCGTTGCTTGTTATTTCGTACAACGTTAATTCCCTGTTTCTCAGCAATAAGATGTATTGCCTTGTCGATACGTACTGGTCGCTAATTGGCGAACTTAAAACGTGGAACCAGCTTACCCCATCGAAATACCACAATATATGTTCAGTTAATAACCACTATTGGTTTTGCGATTGGTTTCTCGTTTCCTTAGAGATTTGATCGGCCTTTCTTTTACCTATTCTTTAAATAAGCAAATAAAAAGACGGAACCTTTCCCCGTTTCATTGCTCGCCCGAGTATACCTGTGACCATTTTCCCTTGCGGATCTTTTGCGGCGCTTTGAGAAGTGCTTCCTAGAGGTATCCGTTTAATTTCACACAAATGCTGTGATACATATCACATTTTTTTACGATTAAAAAGTAATCAATTAACGATTTCGAAATTTTAAGTCTTTTGATCTTTAAAAATTTGAGCTGTGAAGAAATCTAAATCTCTTAGTAGAGAAGATTAAATATACTAATGTTATTAGTAAAAAAATTCGTGTGTGTAACAGTAAAAAAGTTAATATTTTCAAAGGCTTAATATTTTTTTATGCGGTGGTTTTACACTGCACCTAACCCCTGAATTGCCGTCGGCCAGTTGTGCATAAGAAATGTGAACTTAGGTTGAATGACAAAATTCGGTATATATCTGTGGATTAATGTGGATGGTTTTACTCACCTTGCTCATCATTTACGCATATGGCTGTCCACACTGTGTGTAAATCTGTGTTCAATTGTTAATAAAAGCTATTTATAACCATGGCATAAGTATCTTCTGTGTATAAACCTTTGGGTAACCTGAGTTTTCTGTGCATAAAACCCGTTTTAATGATGTGGGTAACTTTATATTCGTAAAAGTAATTAGATGAAGGCGCAGAGGCGAGGTCGGTTCTTTGTTGTGACTTTTGGGCTCTCGGTTCGCTTAATATGGCGGGTCTTAGGGCATTTAGAGGTAATAGAGGGAGCTAGCCTTTGGTTTTTGAGTGGCTATTGGGAACATATAGACGAGCGGAAATGGGCCAGCAGCAAAGGTTGTTAGCCAATAACTCAGTAGGAATGAATAAGGGGTGGTTATTTACCGATGCAAAAGCTGCTAAAAATACGACCAAGTAGATCGTCTGGAGTAAAGCGGCCTGTAATCTCACTCAGGTGATCTTGTGCCAAGCGAAGGTCTTCAGCTAAAAGCTCACCAGCGGCATGGTGTTGTAGCTGAAAAGCGCCGTTTTCAAGGTATTGCTGTGCTTGCTTTAGTGCATCAATATGCCTGCGTCGGGCGCTAAAACCGCCTTCAGTAGTACCTTGGAATCCCATTACACTTTTGAGTTGCTCTTTCAAATCAAGAATACCATCGCCGGTTTTGGCGGATAACCAAATTCCTTCGGTAGCTTGAGTTGGGATTTCCTCTAACTGATCGCTCTTATTGTAGATGACAGTGAGTTTTGCACGGTAGGCGGGGTTGTTAAAAAACTCGGGCCAATGGGTATGAATATCGCGCTGTTCGTCATCTGTAGCATCGATCATTAGAATAATGCGATCGGCTTTGTCTATTTCTTCCCATGCGCGGCTAATACCCATTTGTTCAACAATATCGTCGCTTTCACGTAGACCTGCGGTATCTGTAATGTGTAGCGGCATACCATCAATATGAATATGTTCGCGCAATAGATCGCGTGTGGTGCCGGCAATGTCCGTCACAATTGCAATATCCCTCTCGGCCAATCGGTTAAGTAAACTCGATTTCCCGGCATTTGGGCGGCCAGCTATAACAACTTTCATACCCTCTCGTAAAATGGCGCCTTGCTCGGCTTTATAGAGTACATTTTGCAGGGTGGCCATAATACGCTTCAGCTGGCTTGTAACATGGCCGTCTGTAAGGAAGTCGATCTCCTCTTCTGGGAAGTCTATCGCGGCTTCAACGTATAGGCGCAGGGCAATCAGTTCCTCTACCAAATTGTTAATGGCATGGGAAAATTCCCCTTGTAGTGAATTAACCGCCTGTTTGGCAGCTTCTCTAGAGCTTGCTTCGATAAGGTCTGCAATGGCTTCGGCTTGTGCCAAATCGAGTTTATCGTTTAGAAATGCGCGCTCGCTAAACTCCCCTGGGCGTGCCAGCCGGCCGCCTTGCTGAGTAACTTGCTCAAGTAGCATATCTAAAATAATAGGCCCGCCATGGCCTTGTAGCTCTACAACGTCTTCGCCTGTAAATGAGTGGGGCGCTTTAAAATACAGAGCAATGCCGTGATCAATCGCGTTTTGATTGCTATCTAAGAAAGGCAGGTAATGTGCGTGGCGGGGTTTTAGCGTGCTTGCGGTAATGGCTTGCCCAATAGCGAGTGCTTTAGGGCCGGATATACGAACAACGCCAACACCGCCGCGGCCTGGTGCGGTAGCGACAGCGGTGATGGTGTCATTCATAAAAAGTCCTTCGTGTTAATAATTACTTCTGGTTTTCAATTTGTTTTGTGATTACGTATTGCTGAATAATCGACAGGGTATTGTTGACTACCCAGTAAACGACTAAGCCTGCTGGGAAGAACATAAATAAGCCGGTAAAAAATACAGGCATCCACTGCATTAATTTTGCTTGCATTGGGTCTGGTGGCGTTGGGTTTAAGCTTTGTTGAATCCACATTGTTAAGCCCATAACTAAAGGCAAAATAAAGTAAGGGTCTTTTACGCTAAGGTCGTGTAACCATAAAAATGAGGCATGACGT
Protein-coding regions in this window:
- the mnmE gene encoding tRNA uridine-5-carboxymethylaminomethyl(34) synthesis GTPase MnmE — its product is MNDTITAVATAPGRGGVGVVRISGPKALAIGQAITASTLKPRHAHYLPFLDSNQNAIDHGIALYFKAPHSFTGEDVVELQGHGGPIILDMLLEQVTQQGGRLARPGEFSERAFLNDKLDLAQAEAIADLIEASSREAAKQAVNSLQGEFSHAINNLVEELIALRLYVEAAIDFPEEEIDFLTDGHVTSQLKRIMATLQNVLYKAEQGAILREGMKVVIAGRPNAGKSSLLNRLAERDIAIVTDIAGTTRDLLREHIHIDGMPLHITDTAGLRESDDIVEQMGISRAWEEIDKADRIILMIDATDDEQRDIHTHWPEFFNNPAYRAKLTVIYNKSDQLEEIPTQATEGIWLSAKTGDGILDLKEQLKSVMGFQGTTEGGFSARRRHIDALKQAQQYLENGAFQLQHHAAGELLAEDLRLAQDHLSEITGRFTPDDLLGRIFSSFCIGK